The following DNA comes from Clupea harengus chromosome 9, Ch_v2.0.2, whole genome shotgun sequence.
GCCGTCGCGGATCATGAGGATGAACCTGGCGTGGGGGAAGATTTTGGCCAAGTAGGAAAGGGATTTCAGGGCGAAAGGGTCCTTGTTGCAGAGATAGGTGGCCGGCTCGCCATGCTTGACGATGATCTCCAGCAGGAAGGCCTGCATGGCAGAGTCCAGCACCTCGTCGGTGACGCCGGCCTCGTCCAGCCGCATCTTCTCGCGGCCTGAACGGCTCCACATCTGCTTCATGGCCAGGATGCGTGGGATGACGCGAGTCTCCTCGCCACAGCGCACCTCCGGGTGAGCATCCATCATGGCGCGCATCAGCGTGGTGCCGCTGCGGGGGACCCCCCCGATGAAGATCAGCGGCATGTCCTTGTTGTAGACGAAGGGGTTGCTGAGGTTCTGGCCGGTGCGCAGCGTGGCATGCAGGCTGCTCACTACCAGTGGCTGGCTACGCTCCTCGATGCGGTGGTGGCACTCCATGGCATGCCGGCCCAGGTAGAAGACGGTAACGGAGCTGATGACCAGGCAGGCCACCAGCAGGTTCTGCTTGAGTTTGCCAATCATCtcggggggaggaagaggggaccAGGGGGAGGGCAGCAGAGGGAGCCAGTAGAGCAGGTGGGAGGGTGGTGGGGTtcgggggcaggggcaggggtaTGGAGGAgggacggggaggggggggaagaggTGAGAACCCGTCCTTCAGGGCTGGCTATGGCTggacaagcagagagagggggtggtggtggcagtggcGTCTAGCGCTCGTAGAGCACCCAACTCCATGAGGCctgtgaaagagaaacagaaatacaATTTTAGAAAAATGAATGTCAGTATAAGACATGCCTAGCCCATCTTCACTTGCACTTGATTGGTAAGGAGGAACATGACACAGCGTTCCAAATTCACCCCATTTATTGAAGAACAAGTCCTCGAATTGATGCAGTTAGACTGTGAAAAACAGGACTAGACAGTGTGCCTAATGCCAGCTAAATCATGCTCCAACTCCCTTTCATCCACTCAGAGACTCTAATTACAACAATTCACAGGTCCATCTGAATTGCCTATTTACCAAAAGGGCGACATTATAATGAGTATTAAAAACACAAGGTTAGCATCAGAAACTGGTCttgtcacaacaaacacaggtACTCCGTAGAATACAAATGACTCCAGGAAAGGTAATAAAATGTGAAAGCAGAGATCTTCAGCATTTTGAATGATAAGCATAATTTGATTCCTACGAGCCAGACAGGAGAAAAATTAGGTCCCGAAACAAGAAACCAAGACTCTATATTCAGCCCGTATTAAATCGTCTTTGACTCTTGACTCATGtttcatttaatgttttttttttttcacttctccTTTTGAAGTGCTCAATGTTTGcttcaatgaaaaaaaaagaaacaagatgTATTATAGCCCTGAAGTCTTCAATTTGCCCCAAGCTATACACAGTGTTTAGGGCGTAGGCGGCACGCTTAACACAAGAGCATCGCA
Coding sequences within:
- the tpst1 gene encoding protein-tyrosine sulfotransferase 1 isoform X2, translated to MIGKLKQNLLVACLVISSVTVFYLGRHAMECHHRIEERSQPLVVSSLHATLRTGQNLSNPFVYNKDMPLIFIGGVPRSGTTLMRAMMDAHPEVRCGEETRVIPRILAMKQMWSRSGREKMRLDEAGVTDEVLDSAMQAFLLEIIVKHGEPATYLCNKDPFALKSLSYLAKIFPHARFILMIRDGRASVHSMISRKVTIAGFDLGSYRDCLTKWSRAIETMYTQCLEVSDKCLPVHYEQLVLHPEKWMRTLLKFLNIPWNEAVLHHEELIGKAGGVSLSKVERSTDQVIKPVNVEALSKWVGKIPADVLRDMAVIAPMLSRLGYDPHANPPNYGRPDPRVLDNTRRLQKSPEKPNPS